The sequence TTTCTTGTACAGTTGAACAGTGGTTGGCTCACCATCTGAGTTTATTTTAAGGGTCCATCCTCCGCTAAAGCACTCTTTCTTAGCGGAGGGATAGTGTGCCCTCATGCCAGCccgctccatccatccatccatccatccatccatccatccatccatccatccatccatccatccatctatctatctatctatctatctatctatctatctatctatctatctatctatctatctatctatctatctatctatctatctatctatctatctatctatctatctatctatctatctctctctctctctctctctctctgtctctgtctctgtctctgtctctgtcgctctctctccctctcacaatACACTAAAGTGTAATGGGAAAATAGATTTGATCCAAATCAAGACTCTGAAGTGTACGATGTTATACTGCCACCCGGTGGACCACACTATTCATTACATAATGTTATACTGCCACCCGGTTGACGACACCACGCATTACATAATGTTCTACTGCCACCTGTTGGACGACACCACGCATTACATAATGTTATACTGCCACCGGGTAGACGACACCACGAATTACATAATGTTATACTGCCATCCAGTGGACGACAGTAGGCGTCACATGATGTTATACTGCCACCCAGTGAACGACCCTAGGCATCACATGATCTTATGTAACTCGCTAGAGCCATTTGTCCCCCCTGGGCTACCGTAGAAACATGGTGTTGCAACATGGCGGCTCCGTAGTAGAGGACCCCTCCGCACGGATACATCAAAGCTAATTTTAAGGTCATGAAAACAGTACTGTTCTTATTTACACAGGATTATACACAAATTAAACAGCAGGCTACATATGAAGATTATCACCGTTCTCCTTGAGTATTAAACACTGCAGCTTTAAGGCAGCCCACTCCAGCCGGCCTGGGACCGCCGACGGAGATCTTTGTTTCCAACACATCGGTGATCAGGGAAAACAAACATCAGGATCCTCAAAGGAGTCAAATGTTCCAGGAACGTCTGGAAGGAAAGAACAACCGTGTTTGTGGAGCTCCCTGCGGTGAGAACACATTCCGGCCGGACGATGCACCTGCCTCATGAAGTGGGTCACAGCCCTCTCCACGCACACGGGACGCTATCTGGAGAGGATCTGAAGCACTAAGAATAATCAGTACATCacaacactgcccccccccaccccccctccggCTCTGGAACCCCCCTGTCCGGATGGACGGTTCATATCATGGTCTTCCTggctgtctctttgtctgtctgtctgtctgtctgtttgtctgtctgtttgtctggctgtctatctgtctgtctgtctgtctgtctgtctggctgtctatctgtctgtctggctgtctatctgtctgtctgtctgtctgtctgtccgtctgtccgtccgtccgtccgtccgtccgtccgtccgtccgtccgtccgtccgtccgtccgtccgtccgtccgtccgtccgtccgtccgtccgtccgtccgtccgtccgtctgtctgtctgtctgccttgctgtctgtctgtatgtctgtctgccttgctgtctgtctggctaCCTGCCCAGCGGGTGGGCTCTGGTCTGAACTTGGTGTCAGCGTTGTGCAGCTGGCGCCGGCGCCTCAGGGGTCCGGAGAGCGTCTGGGCCGCTTGTCAACATCCTTTAATCAAAGCGTCCCCCCCTCGCTGGACCCTTTTTCATTagcgggggtcagaggtcgtgtGTGTCGACAGGACCTCGCTGGACGGGGCTGGaatagacgggggggggggacgggggggggggggggggagaggggaggtgttgagaggtggtggtgtgtagGATGGGGTCGGGTGCTGGGTGGACTGCCTGGGGgggaagagatggagaagaTCCCAGTCCACCACTAGACTGGGCTATCCCACCACAGACCCGCCACCAGTGCTAGCACCCCCCCACCAATACCAGAACCAGCACCCCCCACCAGTGCTAGCAACCCCCAACAGTACAAGAATCAGCACCCCCCACCAGTACTAGAACCAGCACCCCCCACCAGTACTACCACAGCACTCCCCAGCAGATCTACTGGTCCACAACGATGCAGTATGAAggacgggagggagagagttatCTCCACCCTCCCCGTTGGGGGTCCCTGCTTTCTGAACCTGGTCTCCAGGTTATTCCAGTAATGCTGGCTCTGATTCCAAAGCCAGCAGACGGATGAGTGTCAAGGTGAGTAGCCGGCCCTCCACCAGTGCCGCACTGTGTCAGGGGTCAAACTCTGAGTTGCTGGGGCTGTGCCGATCGAGACAGGCTTTGATCAAGCCCCTCTgggggccggttgcaccaactggtcTTAACTAAGCCTAGTCATAACTGCTAAGTAGGTCTTAGTTAAGACCTGGCGTTAGAATGGAACTaacgccggttgcaccaacgggaCTTAAGCCTGGTCTTAACTACGCCCGGTCTTCCATGGAATGCGCATATCACTGCGTTGCTAGGATACCTCGTGCCGACAGctatttactattttacttgACATGCTGTTGGACAccgaaataaataattaatttgttCATTCATTGTCATTCATCAATTGTGTTAATGGCtaacaataaaacactgcaaacAAATGTAATTAAAATATGGATTTGTAATGTCTGGTTTACAACGAGCAGGCATTTAGACGGGAATGGTTCTTTTTGACAGAAGCAATGCATTGAACATCATTAAATGACAAGGAGCTAATTGAGTTGTTTTGAGACTAGGAGAGATCTGTTTAATGTGTCGGCctatataaaacatataaacataattaaaacaatattcATAACTGATTATAAGTTGAAAACTGACTAATCATCCAGCGATATCTTCAATTGCTCTGGCTGGACGCTCGTCTTCCTCGGGGACCGCCGGTGGCTGATGGTGTCTGGGGAGAGGGATTCTCTTGGAGATGTTGTGCAGAACGGTGCACGCAGCTATTTCTGTGCAGACCCGTTCTGGGTGCATCCGCATCTCCCCATGAAGGCAGTGAAACCCTCCAGATAACCCGACAGGAGGTCGATCTGTGAACACTGATCATATCGCCGGCTGTGTTTTGAAATGCCCCGTTTTCATAGAAGCGAAGCGCAATGAGCAGTTGCAAGGATGGTGGTAGCGCTGCATTGGATTGGATGTAATTGCTATAGACTATAACTCTACGCCTGCCCCTGACCAGGTGTAGGATTTACGCCTGGTCTAAGTGAAAAGAACGCTaagcccagttggtgcaaccggcgtaACGGTTAGGTCGGACTTAGAATGccaagttacgaccaggcgtagttaagaccaggcttacgcccagttggtgcaacccagCCCTGGTGACTGGCACCAGTAGTTCcctattgggttagggttaggttgggGCAGGTCGCCCAGTCTGGTGGTGTGGAGACCAGCTTCTAGAGGAAATGTTCTGGGTTCAGGAGAAGGCTTGAGTCCTCCTAGAgccagaccgagagagagagagagagagagagagagagagagagagagagagagagagagagagagagagagagagagagagagagagagagagagagagagagagagagagagagagagagagagagagagagagagagagacgacttGGGGGGTGAAGCAATAAtcaaaggggggagggagggagggagggagtgaagtTTTTGAATCAATTCAACCTTCCACAAAGCCCTTCTCTCCACTCACCCTCCCACTTGGCTCTTCAGATTCCATTAATACTTCCtccactttctctccctcttttgttCATCTTCACCACCGAGACGGcctcatgagagagagagagagagagaggattagaGCAGGGTTCCCTCTCACCCAACCCCGGCCCCCTCTCACATCAAAGGGAGCAGGATTGGCCAATGGCTCTCCGGTGAGGTTTGGGGCCACGGCTCCTGGGGCCTCAGActagacacaacacaacacggcACTGCGGGCCCCAGACACAACACGGCCCCCTGCCCCGGGGCCCGCAGCTGGGCTGGAATGTGACCTGATCCACATACTgggctctgagtgtgtgtgtgtgtgtgtgtgtgtgtgtgggtgtgtgtatgtgtgtgtgtgtgtgtgtgtggggtaccCCGCAGCGTTTCACTTGTAGTcaagctttcatccaaagcgacttttaAGGAGGAGGTATAGGGGCCGTACAGGAGGGTCTGACCCAGAACCTTCTGGGTTCAGACCCTCCTGTACGGCCCCAGAACCTTCTGGGTTCACTACAGGAGGGTCTGAACCCAGAACTGTGCTTGACCAGGTTGGGGAGTCGAGCTCAGATATAAGAACAACAtcaaagagcacacacacacaagttgtaCAAAgaggtgtttttattttttctgagtCGTACTAAGGTTTGACAACGTGATGtagtatacatatgtatatgtatatgtatatatacattttgtTATGTATATAACATTCTCTTCCTGGTGAGATTCACTTTGGTAGCTTTGTTTATGAACTCAAAcaacatatataataataataataaatatgccATCAGTGGCACAGTTCTGAATCTCTAAACACATTGATGAAAATCAATATTTCTCAGAGTGCATTCCACAAAACAGATTGAGAATGGAGCTTATTAGAGTCTGGTTGATAAATGAGGTGAAAAATTGTTCGAACACAAAGTATACATTCCACATAaagtatatctatatctatctgttCCAGGCATACATATTTCAATCATATCATATCCAGTAAGTCTTAATGTATTACAGTACTATACTTCCATAATTCCTAACTTATTAACTGTATATACCTGTCTATAAACCTCTACAGATCCATATCTATACTGCTCTTTTAATGTATtgtacatatactgtatatatccgCATTATACTCCATACTTATAATCAATATCATTCCAGTACGTATTCTGCCCTGCTTCCCTGCTCTTCTGGTGAGACGCTAACGGCATTTGTTATatctgcacaatgacaataaacatttaaatataataCAATCTAAAATACACTGCTCTATGAATCATATTCACCTCATCATATTATCTGATACAACTCTACAGAATATACTTTGATTTTAGTTCATTTTAAGTGAGATGAAGATCAAACATTAAGATCTATGTGGGAGGTTTGAAGGTTAAACTCTGGGATGAGGCTGCCCATCACTCCCCCCTCCAGAGCAACAGACACATGAGGCTGATCTCCATGACAACCAAAGCATCGCAGCGGAAGATTTCAGAGGCAAGGATCTACAACACTGAAGCAGGAAAGAGGCGATTTATAAACCCTGTTCTGTGGTGACGGGGaggagcaccaccaccacctggggagaccccccctaccccccaagACGGGTGACCCCACTGACCCAAGACTggtgaccccccctcccccccaagacttgtgacccccctccccaactGTATGGTGTTGAACCCCCTATGgtgttgaccccccccccccccactggatgGTGGTGAACCCCCCACGGTGGTGActtcccccccccactggaTGGTGATGAGCCCCCCATGgtggtgaccccccccccccccactggatgGTGGTGACCACCCCCCCTACTGGATGGTGGTGAACTCCTTGAGGAAGTCGCAGGTCTTCTTCTGGACCACCTCGCGGAGCTTTCTGACACGGCGGGCACTGGACGCGGCCACAAAGCTGTCGGGCTGCAGCACGGCCATGCCGGCCGTCACCTCCCCCATGAGGATGAGCTGGCCGGGGGCCGCCGTCACGTTGGGGCACGGGCACTTCCAGTCCATGCTGAGCAGCGTCACCTCCAGGGGCTCCTTCCCGAAGAACTTGAGGCCCATCTTGTCGTCCTTCAGGATCTCCTCCACCGTCACCAGGGCGTGGCCTGACTCCTGCTCCTCTGTCAGCTCCGTCATGCGGCCCAGCACCACAAAGTCGCTCCTGCAGAAGCTGGTCACCATCTTGCCACGTGGCCGGCAGGCCTTGCAGTGGCGGTTCTTGGGGTAGGGGCACATCTCCTCGCAGGCGCCCTTGGACTCAAAGTTGTTCTCGTTTCCACCGCAGCCGCCGTACACGAAGGACTGGCACTGCTTGAGGGCGGCGCTGTAGGCCCAGCGAGGCTCGTAGGCCTTGCAGGGCCCCTGCAAGCTGGGCAGGCCGCAGGGTGCCGCCAGCTCCACACCGCACGACCGCATGCAGGCCTGGTGGCTGGCGAAGTGGTTGCGGTTCTTGTTGCACTGGCTGTAAGTGAAGGTGAAGCAGTTGTTCCTCATGGACTCGTAGTACCAACTGATGCTCTCCTCGCCGCAGTCGTCCGTGTCTGGGCCCTTCAGGCACTCCTCGGCGGGGAAGGGCCCCGCGGCCACGGAGCCGTTCCCCTCTGCCCCTgggcccccgccctcctccctgcGCACCACGGCCAGGGGGAAGTGGGCGGAGACAGAGCCGGCGGCGTTGCGGGCGGTGCAGGTGTAGACGCCGGCGTCGTGCGGCTGGGCGTTGTAGATGACCAGCTGACCGATGTTGGTGACCACCACGTTGCCGCGCACGTGGTTGGGCCGCATCACGGCGTTCTCTGAGCCCTCCAGCTGCTTCTCCCACGTCAGCTCGGGCCGCGGCTTCCCCGCCACCTCGCACAGGAAGCTGGCGGTGTCGCCCACCAGCACAGCCAGCTGGGCGGGGCCGCTCAGCAGGGCGGGGGGTTGCGCATCGGCGGGCAGGGTGGTCTGGAGGGCGGTGGTGGGGCGCAGCGTGGTCTCCATGGGGACGGGGCTGGTGTTGGGCCAGGTAAGGTGGAACCTGAGGATGGGGAGACACCAAAGAGACACCAGTGGTCATGAGGAGACACCAGACGTGGGTCATGAGAGGCACCAGACGTTATGAGGAGACCCCAGACCTTGGTCATGAGGAGACACCAGACGTGGGTCATGAGGAGACATCCGAAGTTGGTCATGAGGAGACAACAGACGTGGGTCATGCTGGGACCCCTTTTGGATTTAAAACAATAAAGTCCTGAATTGAATATGCTTTGATTGTTCTTGGATAAAGGTCTCTGATATATCCAAGAACAACGGCCGGATGTACACAGTACTACAACCATATTCTAAATAACAGGATCCATTCATCCCAGGATCCAAGAGGAGGATCTACCTAACAGCTACCTGCAGGTGACCACACAGATGGAGGTGAGGATCTACCCTGGCCTGcttaacctgccattgggccctggggtGGAGAGGTTTCGTAGCCCCCCTGCGAGGGGATCTTACAATGTAGATGTGTAAATTATTTCCGACATGTTGCTGTTGCcgcagctcatgataggccccctgatgatcgtaggccctggggcttcagcccaggtaagcccgtgcattaaggcggccctGGATCTACCTAACATGTTCCTGCAGGTGACCACGGAGATGGAGGTGAGGATCTACCTAACAGCTACCTGCAGGTGACCACGGAGATGGAGGTGAGGATCTACCTAACAGCTACCTGCAGGTGACCACAGAGATGGAGGTGCCGTGGGAGCAGGCCTCGGCGTCCATGTAGCACTTGTTGTAGTAGGTCATGCCGTCGGAGGCGCAGGTGAACAGGGGCTCGCGCTCGCAGCGGTCGCGGCACTTGCAGACGGGCTGGCCGTCCCAGATGTCGCACTCTGAGCCCTGCTGCGAGCACATCAGCTTGTCACAGGTGGCCCCTGTGGGCATGCCGATGGGGCCCCTGTGGCCCTTGATGTCCAGGTAGCGTGCCGCCACGCAGCTCTTGTTGCCGCACACGTTGGCGCAGCACTTCTCGAAGGTCTCGCAGTCCTGGGGGATGGAGAGGCACACTCTATCACATTCATCTGGTACATTAGGTATTCTTTTATTATATAGCATATATGAATCAAATCTTTATGTGGTAAAGAACATGTCTCCACTTGTTTTATTAGTTAgctatagtacttagttgtgtagcagtgggttgggttaacctagtgatggttagtgcttggcactgggttctatgaacatccttaccgacagagatatattgttgtttctctttcttctgacaaatgtaatttattgtaagttgcttcggataaaagcgcctgctaaatgccctccaTTTAAACGAAAATGTAAGTATATTATTTAATGCATTTAGCAGGACAAACACCATATCTATTATGAGAGCTGTTATGAGCAGGGAACTGCATGTAAGTgtttaataatatattaataactAATGTACTGGCTTTAGATTCAAAGACCTCCGTTTGTTAGCATTAAACAGAAAATAATCCACGCTAAGTGGATATACCTATCTTGTCAGACTTTAACACTTAGTCCTAAACCCAACAGACTTTAATACCAAGTCCTAGACCTAACTGGTCTGTATTATAGTTTAAGTCCTACCTGGTCTGTATTATAGTTTAAGTCCTACCTGGTCAGACTCGCACTCCCGCATGCAGGTGCTCATCGCGTCCACCCACAGGTTGGGGTTCAGCTCGTTGGGGCACATGCCCGCGTGGGAGTACACCACCTTGGCCAGAGACATGGGCATCCCCTCCACGCAGAAGCTCTCCATGTACATGAGCCAAACAGAGCATTGCCCGAAAATAAACCAAATCCATCGTGGAAAAAGCATCCACCACATGTCCGAAAAGGAGCGGAATATCCCCGCAGAGTTCCCCAAAGAACGGAAAAGAAAAGCAGAACCGAGCGGAGCTTCAGGCGTTCAGCGGCTTGAAGAGAAGGACGGCGCTTCAAAATGACAAATCTTCACTCTTCACTTCCCTCCTCGGAAGACATGCGACGCTGGTCTCCACTGAGGAGACCTCCCTCCAGACCTCTTGCCCCGTCTAAGACCTTCAGAGATGACGGGCTGCGGTATGCAACCTGATTCGTTAAGATCTCACTTCATGAATTACACTGGCCCGTCTGCCCGACGGAAAATCCGAGTTGAGTTACAGTTCTTATGATGCACTcaatcaaagaaaaaaacagatcCAACGGAGACCCCCCAGCGCGGAACTGGTAAAGCCTGTGCGTAAAGGCACCTGTGCGTAAAGGCGCGGCGCCTTACCACTTCGCTGGCAGCTCTTGCACTTTATCCACAGCCTAAGAGCCGGCATTCATTATTCATATCATCATGTTTTCAGTCCTATTCACTTTACTTTTTGAACAAACTGCTAAGATCCAGAAGATGGCAGCAAACTATCTTTGGTGCGTAATGAATCCTGCCAATATCGGTGAGGATGAGTGACGTTGGCTGAACATTAGTATGACTATTATCTAATATGTTAATATTAAgttaaaggggagagagagagagagagagagagagagagagagagagagagagagagagagagagagagagagagagagagagagagagagagagagagagagagagatagatagatagatagatagataattgtttttattttattgaagaaCCTGAGTCACTGTCCTGTACAAAGAAAGCCGTTAACTACAGATTTATTACATCCTTAGGTCAAGTGTACAAATCCCATATCATGTCACAATGAGTGTTATTCCACAGTGTTTCCCAGGCTGGGACCCTGCTGGGTGTAAAGAGGCCCAGTGCTCTCATGTCAACCCCTCATCTCAGTCTGGCCAGCCTATAGGAGACATTGTTGACCacagacacgcccacacacacacacacacacacacacacacacacacacacacacacacacacacacacacacacacacacacacacacacaaacacacaaacacacacacacacacacacacacacacacacacacacacacacacacacacacacacacacacacacacacacacataaacacacacatcacatcacTGAAGTGCTCATAGCAAACAGTGACTTAACACTGGTAAACACCTCTTGACTCGTCAGAGATTCAGCAGATAGTATGTGAAACCAGTGGCAGTGGAGTCTCTGTGAGCTGCACCCTAGTGCTGAGCAGGTATGGAGGCTGTTGCTCAACACTAGCTGCAGCCCATCACCGCCTCTCTGGAGCTGTGGAAAGCGAAGGCAGATgtgtaaacacacagaaaagcTGTGCTTCAGCCCTCATCCCACTGCCACCTTgaagcacccccccctccccctccaccactccCACAACAAACCACATTCCACATAGCCGCGTTGGAGGGGGCCAGGGGCCATGTCACTGACTGAATAGAAGCCACATGCTGgaccccctactcctcctccatcatctccactcacacctccaccatctcctccacaACCAccgccatctcctccaccaccttcacccccgcctccacctcctctccaacctcctcctccatctctttcaCCACCTTTcatcccacctccacctcccccatcaccaccacaacctccatccccactccctcctcccccaccaccttcactcccaccacctcctcctcttcccccaccTTGTCCATCACCTtcactcccacctcctcctcccccaactcctcctcttccaccaccttCACTCCCCCACCACCTTTACTCCCAAAACCTCCCCCACCTCATacactcccacctcctcctcctcctcctcccccaccctctccactGGCTTTCCGTCTGGCCTTGGAATGCCTCAGGGATTAATGGAGGCATGGTGAAATGGGCGGGGCCTCCCCCTAATCCAACCCCCAGGTCATGATCGATGTCATGAGGGGTctggtcatgtgtgtgtgtggtgcaacacacacaccccagaggCCGGGGCCCCCATCCTCAGAGATTAGGCTTAGCGAGCGCTGGTCTCTCAGTCCTTCAGGGTGGGCTTTGAACCCTCAGACCCCTGCCACCCGTTAGAGGCCTCAGACCCGGAGGCCGGGTAGCCTCAGGCCTGGAGGCCTGGTGGGTTCAGGCCCGGAGACCGGGTGACTCAGGCGGAGGGGCCCGGAGGCCCGGCCTCAGACTGAACGCTCCACAGATCCTTCAGCGTCTGCACAGAGGCCTCTCTGTATGAAGGCAGCATTTGAAATGGAAACAGAACTGTATCTAACACTTGATATAACGTAGTGAATGAAGAACTGACCAGCATGAACTCAGAGCGTGGGAGCCATTTCAACAGGAGTGTCTAGAGGTTACAGCCCCCCCTTTAGAGCTGGGGTCCTCCTGCTGTCATTAGGCAACATTTGTTTTGATCTGTTCTAGAAGGTACATCTGCTGACTGGATTACTTCCCCGCTGGACcacgaggcggaggaggagatggaggaggtggaggaggaggtgatggtggtggttgtgcgtgcgcacatgttttttttgtttaggtTAGTTTCTGTTCCTCAGTGAATAAAAACAGTGTAATATAATCAGGCCAGGAGGCCGGGTGGCCTGAAGGCCCAGAGGCCGCGTGGCCAGGAGGCCTGGAGGCCGGGTGGCCTCAGGCCTGGAGGCCCAGAGGCCGGGTGGCCTCAGACCCGGAGGCCGAGATGGCCTCAGGCCCGGAGGCTGGCTGGTCCGGAGGCTGGGTGGCCTCAGGCCTGGAGGCCCAGAGGCCGGGTGGTCTCAGGCCTGGAGGCCGGCTGGTCCGGAGGCCGGGTGGTCAGGAGGCCTGGAGGCCGAGTGGCCTCAGGCCCGGAAGCCACCCGGCTCCCGGGCCTgaggtattgtgtgtataaaatgtcctttttaataaacaatctgtacacttacaaagttctcaatgcctcgttttatatgttaagacccttattataccaccaaAGTAGTGTCGGGCTACATTTAGCCTTTTAAGTTTTTACCATAGccagtgcccccatcgttccaagtttatagtgttttgatagaatcggctaaaaacagccaactgaagaaagcgtctatatgcggtttttgtgctccaaaacaaacgtttcaactcgttatcatacaaaacatatcccacatccattttacaccggaattaacctttaatgctcAGAGGCATGGGCGTAGCGGACGCGGGGTAagcgggggacatgtcccccccacttcccGTATCTGTGCCCTCTGTCCCCTGTACTTTTTACAGCCATTACAACCATTCAATTCATTTCTAACACGTGGAAACGCGTTTTTCCGAGCCGCCTTTGAACGCACCATGAGCAGGCGGAACCAGTTGGGAACCACCGCTGTCATGTTGTGATTTCAATCACACAGACGTTGATTATACTCGAACGCACCTGTTTCGAGCATGTTCAGCAAACCAGCAGCTGCCAAGAGGCCAAAAACTTTACATTGTTTTTTCCAAACAAACTGTGTTAAGTTGAGTAATGCTGTTGCATGTTGTTTAGTTAAATGATGACTGACTAATAGATGTCAATAAATCAAGTTAAGCTAGTTAACAATTGTTAACTGTTACCTATGTTAAATCGCTTGCTAGGTGCAGAGATGATAGTAACTAGTTACATTTACTCTGTTACATTTACTTGAGTAACCTTTTGGAAAAATTGTACTCTTAAGAGTTGTTTTACTGCAAAATACTTTACTTATTCTACAGTTACAATACTCCTACTTGACTACAAGTTTTGGCTACTCTACAACTACAACCTAGGAATAAACCCACTCCTCGCATTTCTGCACAGAACTTGTGCTCACGGTTGTTTTtcacatattttttaatcttcATACAATAGAAAGAGCAGGGTCAGGGAGGAGACATTGGACcagagtccagcagcagcaggaatgAACAGGGAGGGTATTCACAGCAGTTGAGGAGAAATTATTGATAGGATAAAAGTGACTTTGTGATTGATTTCCACAGCTACGTCACCACTACTATTCTTAATACTATTTATAAGTTTTGCTTtgcatatatattatttatatcatTGCAGGAGAAATTATAACTGGCTAAGGAAATGTCTATACAGGATAAGAGTGACTCTAAGATTAGTTTAGTTTATATTCAAAGAGACCTTTTGTTAATAATTTATTTGCTGATACTATTTGACTACTGCACTATTTGTGTTTTAAAGGAAGCAGGTATAGGTCATACCATTTGTCTTAGTCTTGATTAATTTTGCACATCTGTGCTGTCATAGTTGACGACGGCAAATGTAAAATAGCTACATCTCCTTGTCGATATGTTTATTGTTGTCACTTTCACTTGTCACTTCTTGCCATCAAATTAGATTATGTGGCTTATTACCCTGTCACTTCCATTCCATTTTGGGGCTGATAATTTGAAACAGGAATGGTGTTTAACAGCACTTTTCGTGTTCAGTGTTGTCATTTGGCACTTAATTATCTGGTTACTTACCCTGTAGATGCTCGAGGGTCATTCTGTGTCAACTCAACCAGAGTTTGGCATCTTTAGATTTTAACTTTAGATTTTGATAGTACATCATTTTAAAGAACTAAAGTCGGTCCCCTGGTGCTGTGCTGTTTGTGGTTATGTAGCCACTAAGGAGAGGTGCAACTGAATGCGAGAGGATGATAAATCACTCAATAGACCTCTGAACAATTTGTCCCCCTCATTTCTGAATTGATGGCTACGCCCCTGCTCAGAGGTATGTTTAATTAGTGTTCCCATGGAAATAAGAGAGcagtggggtattccacaaagccggttttatcacataaccgggtaagttaacccatggtttgcggtaaccctaggttttccgttccaaaatgaacaagGTTTGTTAGTTACTATGGAAACATATGccctgaatcaaacctggtcggagcaggttttgcgcaggttaagtatGAAACATAGacttcactccagactattt comes from Gadus macrocephalus chromosome 2, ASM3116895v1 and encodes:
- the wfikkn2a gene encoding WAP, Kazal, immunoglobulin, Kunitz and NTR domain-containing protein 2 produces the protein MWWMLFPRWIWFIFGQCSVWLMYMESFCVEGMPMSLAKVVYSHAGMCPNELNPNLWVDAMSTCMRECESDQDCETFEKCCANVCGNKSCVAARYLDIKGHRGPIGMPTGATCDKLMCSQQGSECDIWDGQPVCKCRDRCEREPLFTCASDGMTYYNKCYMDAEACSHGTSISVVTCRFHLTWPNTSPVPMETTLRPTTALQTTLPADAQPPALLSGPAQLAVLVGDTASFLCEVAGKPRPELTWEKQLEGSENAVMRPNHVRGNVVVTNIGQLVIYNAQPHDAGVYTCTARNAAGSVSAHFPLAVVRREEGGGPGAEGNGSVAAGPFPAEECLKGPDTDDCGEESISWYYESMRNNCFTFTYSQCNKNRNHFASHQACMRSCGVELAAPCGLPSLQGPCKAYEPRWAYSAALKQCQSFVYGGCGGNENNFESKGACEEMCPYPKNRHCKACRPRGKMVTSFCRSDFVVLGRMTELTEEQESGHALVTVEEILKDDKMGLKFFGKEPLEVTLLSMDWKCPCPNVTAAPGQLILMGEVTAGMAVLQPDSFVAASSARRVRKLREVVQKKTCDFLKEFTTIQ